The following coding sequences lie in one Chelonia mydas isolate rCheMyd1 chromosome 6, rCheMyd1.pri.v2, whole genome shotgun sequence genomic window:
- the LOC102937701 gene encoding zinc finger protein 572 — MPQSPERRDAGRPGWHQGDPLEERPDECEAYGIPENILILETTYMGERPYKCLVCGKSFSQSSHLVQHQRIHTGERPYNCPDCGKSFSQSSHLAQHQCIHTGETPYPCTECGKSFNRSHTLAKHVRTHMGSQPYICPECGKSFSLSSLPQHLRSHLPGKLYTCSDCGKDFSSSSNLAQHQRTHTGERPYKCSDCGKGFSQSSNLVKHQRTHTGEKPYKCTECGKCFTQSSTLIQHRRIHRGERPYKCPECGKSFGLNSSLGKHLSIHTGERPYECMECGKSFNLSANLIQHQRIHRGERPYKCPECGKCFNLKSTLVEHLRTHTGERPYKCTQCGRSFIDSSKLSKHARTHVAEKSPQEVQ, encoded by the coding sequence ATGCCCCAGAGCCCCGAGCGGAgagatgctggcaggccaggatggCATCAGGGAGACCCCCTAGAGGAGAGACCTGATGAGTGTGAAGCTTATGGGATCCCTGAAAACATCCTTATTCTGGAAACCACCTAcatgggagagagaccctataaatgccttgtCTGTGGGAAATccttcagccagagctcccacCTTGTCCAACATCAACGGATCCACACGGGGGAGAGACCCTACAACTGCCCCGACTGTGGGAAGAGCTTTAGTCAGAGTTCCCACCTCGCCCAGCACCAGTGCATCCACACCGGGGAGACGCCCTACCCATGCACTGAATGCGGGAAGAGCTTCAACCGCAGCCACACGCTGGCCAAGCACGTCCGCACCCACATGGGCTCGCAGCCCTACATCTGCCctgagtgcgggaagagcttcagcctcagctccctccctcaGCACCTGCGATCCCACCTGCCGGGGAAGCTGTACACCTGCTCCGATTGTGGGAAGGacttcagcagcagctccaaCCTGGCCcagcaccagcgcacccacacggGCGAGCGGCCCTACAAATGCTCGGACTGCGGGAAaggcttcagccagagctccaacCTGGTGaagcaccagcgcacccacacggGGGAGAAGCCTTACAAATGCACCGAGTGCGGGAAGTGCTTCACCCAGAGCTCCACCCTCATCCAGCACAGGCGGATCCACCGGGGCGAGCGCCCCTACAAGTGTcccgagtgcgggaagagctttgGCCTCAACTCGTCGCTGGGGAAGCACCTGAgcatccacaccggggagcggccctacgAGTGCAtggagtgcgggaagagcttcaacCTGAGTGCCAACCTCATCCAGCACCAGAGGATCCATCGTGGGGAGCGGCCCTACAAATGCCCCGAGTGTGGGAAGTGCTTCAATCTGAAGTCCACCCTGGTCGAACACCTGCgcacccacacaggagagagaccctataaatgcacCCAGTGCGGGAGGAGTTTCATCGACAGCTCAAAGCTCAGCAAACATGCCAGGACCCACGTGGCAGAGAAGTCTCCCCAGGAGGTGCAGTAA